A DNA window from Variovorax sp. J2L1-78 contains the following coding sequences:
- a CDS encoding urease accessory protein UreF, whose product MTDTAGAMPAASLLQLIWLASPALPIGGFSYSEGIEAGVEWGGIDSEARASDWIVDQLQLGLARGDLPVVAQSIPAWRRVDAARIAALNAWVLQTRESTEFLLQTEQMGRSFVEWLKLHHDDVAAQFEGLSITITYPVAFAFAASRTEASVRDGCLAFAFGWAENMIGAAVKSVPLGQSAGQRMLGRLSAEIPAAVDHAIALDDDERQAFSPMLAIHSARHETQYSRLFRS is encoded by the coding sequence ATGACCGACACCGCGGGTGCGATGCCCGCCGCCAGCCTCCTGCAGCTGATCTGGCTGGCCTCGCCGGCCCTGCCGATCGGCGGCTTCTCCTACTCCGAAGGCATCGAGGCCGGCGTCGAGTGGGGCGGGATCGACAGCGAAGCGCGCGCCTCGGACTGGATCGTCGACCAACTGCAACTGGGCCTCGCGCGCGGCGACCTGCCGGTGGTGGCGCAGTCGATCCCCGCCTGGCGCCGTGTCGACGCCGCGCGCATCGCGGCGCTCAACGCCTGGGTGCTGCAAACGCGCGAGTCCACCGAGTTCCTGCTGCAGACCGAGCAGATGGGCCGTTCCTTCGTCGAGTGGCTGAAACTGCACCATGACGACGTCGCCGCGCAGTTCGAGGGGCTGTCCATCACCATCACCTACCCGGTGGCCTTCGCCTTCGCGGCCAGCCGAACAGAGGCCAGCGTGCGCGACGGCTGCCTGGCCTTCGCCTTCGGCTGGGCCGAGAACATGATCGGCGCCGCCGTGAAATCCGTGCCGCTCGGCCAGAGCGCCGGCCAGCGCATGCTGGGCCGCCTGTCCGCCGAGATTCCTGCCGCGGTCGACCACGCCATCGCGCTCGACGACGACGAGCGCCAGGCTTTCTCCCCGATGCTCGCCATCCACTCGGCGCGGCACGAAACCCAGTATTCCCGGCTCTTCAGGAGCTGA
- the ureG gene encoding urease accessory protein UreG, with protein sequence MASPLHHIANRTKKLPPLRVGIGGPVGSGKTTLLEMLCKAMRDQYDLIAITNDIYTKEDQRLLTVSGALPAERIMGVETGGCPHTAIREDCSINLEAIDRMLVEHPDADIVFVESGGDNLAATFSPELSDLTIYVIDVAAGEKIPRKGGPGITKSDLFVINKTDLAPYVGADLGVMEADTQRMRKQRPYVMTNLKTNTGLAEVVAFIEERGMLKED encoded by the coding sequence ATGGCCTCCCCCCTGCACCACATCGCCAACCGCACCAAGAAACTGCCGCCCCTGCGCGTGGGCATCGGCGGGCCGGTCGGCTCCGGCAAGACCACGCTGCTGGAGATGCTCTGCAAGGCGATGCGCGACCAGTACGACCTGATCGCCATCACCAACGACATCTACACGAAGGAAGACCAGCGCCTGCTGACCGTCTCGGGCGCGCTGCCGGCCGAGCGCATCATGGGTGTGGAAACGGGCGGTTGCCCGCATACCGCGATCCGCGAAGACTGCTCGATCAACCTCGAAGCCATCGACCGCATGCTGGTCGAACACCCCGACGCCGACATCGTGTTCGTCGAAAGCGGCGGCGACAACCTGGCCGCGACCTTCAGCCCCGAACTGAGCGACCTCACCATCTACGTGATCGACGTGGCCGCTGGCGAGAAGATTCCGCGCAAGGGCGGTCCCGGCATCACCAAGAGCGACCTCTTCGTCATCAACAAGACCGACCTCGCGCCCTACGTGGGCGCCGACCTGGGCGTGATGGAAGCCGACACGCAGCGCATGCGCAAGCAGCGCCCGTACGTGATGACCAACCTGAAGACCAACACCGGCCTGGCCGAGGTCGTGGCCTTCATCGAAGAACGCGGGATGCTCAAGGAGGACTGA
- a CDS encoding cytochrome P450/oxidoreductase, with translation MTTAIDPRAPVATGCPVDHRALSAQAAPNGCPVSHRAAAFDPFEEGYQQDPPDYVRWAREQEPTFYSPKLGYWVVTRYESIKAIFRDHHTFSPSIALEKITPTGDEANAVLASYGFALNRTLVNEDEPAHMPRRRALMDPFTPDELKHHEPMVRALAREYVDRFIDDGRADLVDQMLWEVPLTVALHFLGVPEEDMDTLREYSIAHTVNTWGRPKPEEQVAVAHAVGNFWQFAGKVLDKMRQDPEAPGWMQYGIRKQREQPEVVTDSYLHSMMMAGIVAAHETTANATANAMKLLLQHPSVWREICEDPSLIPNAVEECLRHNGSVAAWRRLATKDVQIDGIEIPAGSKLLIVTSSANHDDRHFADADLFDIRRDNASDHLTFGYGAHQCMGKNLARMEMQIFLEEFTRRLPHMRLAEQQFSYVPNTSFRGPEHLWVEWDPQRNPERMCAEVRDAAVPVPVRIGEPSRHAITRPVVVERITPVADGIVQLRLVAPDGRPLPRWTPGSHIDVECGSPDRSRQYSLCGDPADTHAFEIAVLREADGRGGSAWIHANVRVGDRLKIRGPRNHFRLDESRDKLVLIAGGIGITPISAMARRAQALGLDYALHYSGRRRSAMPFIDELAALHGERLHLHVSDEGGRNDLPALLATPEPGTQIYACGPVRMLQALEVCCAHWSDDALRMEHFESTLGALDPSKEQAFEVELKDSGIVVQVPADQTLLHALRAANIDVQSDCEEGLCGSCEVRVLAGEVDHRDVVLIRAERDANQKMMTCCSRACGGQRLVLEL, from the coding sequence ATGACGACGGCGATCGACCCTCGCGCGCCGGTGGCCACGGGCTGCCCTGTGGACCACCGCGCGTTATCGGCGCAGGCAGCGCCCAACGGGTGCCCCGTCAGCCATCGCGCCGCCGCCTTCGACCCCTTCGAAGAGGGCTACCAGCAGGACCCGCCCGACTATGTGCGCTGGGCGCGCGAGCAGGAGCCGACCTTCTACAGCCCCAAGCTCGGCTACTGGGTGGTCACGCGCTACGAGAGCATCAAGGCGATCTTCCGCGACCACCACACCTTCAGCCCGTCGATCGCGCTGGAGAAGATCACGCCGACCGGTGACGAGGCGAATGCGGTGCTCGCGTCGTACGGCTTTGCGCTCAACCGCACGCTGGTGAACGAAGACGAGCCGGCGCACATGCCGCGCCGCCGCGCGTTGATGGACCCGTTCACGCCCGACGAGTTGAAGCACCACGAGCCGATGGTGCGCGCGCTGGCGCGCGAGTACGTCGACCGCTTCATCGACGACGGCCGTGCGGACCTGGTCGACCAGATGCTGTGGGAAGTGCCGCTGACCGTGGCACTGCATTTCCTCGGCGTGCCCGAGGAAGACATGGACACGCTGCGCGAGTATTCGATCGCGCACACGGTCAACACCTGGGGCCGCCCCAAGCCGGAAGAGCAGGTCGCCGTGGCCCACGCCGTCGGCAACTTCTGGCAGTTCGCCGGCAAGGTGCTCGACAAGATGCGGCAGGACCCGGAGGCGCCGGGCTGGATGCAGTACGGCATCCGCAAGCAGCGCGAGCAGCCCGAGGTGGTCACCGACTCGTACCTGCATTCGATGATGATGGCCGGCATCGTCGCGGCGCACGAGACCACGGCCAATGCCACCGCCAACGCGATGAAGCTGCTGCTGCAGCACCCGAGCGTGTGGCGCGAGATCTGCGAAGACCCGAGCCTGATTCCCAATGCGGTGGAAGAGTGCTTGCGCCACAACGGCTCCGTCGCCGCCTGGCGGCGCCTGGCGACGAAGGACGTGCAGATCGACGGCATCGAGATCCCGGCCGGCTCGAAGCTGCTGATCGTCACCTCGTCGGCCAACCACGACGACCGCCACTTCGCGGACGCCGACCTGTTCGACATCCGCCGCGACAACGCGAGCGACCACCTGACCTTCGGCTACGGCGCGCACCAGTGCATGGGCAAGAACCTGGCACGCATGGAGATGCAGATCTTCCTGGAGGAGTTCACGCGCCGCCTGCCGCACATGCGGCTGGCCGAGCAGCAGTTCAGCTACGTGCCGAACACGTCGTTCCGCGGGCCGGAGCATCTGTGGGTCGAGTGGGACCCGCAGCGCAACCCCGAGCGCATGTGCGCCGAGGTACGCGACGCGGCGGTGCCAGTGCCCGTGCGCATCGGCGAACCGTCGCGCCACGCGATCACGCGGCCGGTGGTGGTCGAGCGCATCACGCCGGTGGCCGACGGCATCGTTCAGCTGCGGCTGGTCGCGCCCGACGGCCGACCGCTGCCGCGCTGGACGCCTGGCTCGCACATCGACGTCGAATGCGGATCGCCCGATCGCTCGCGCCAGTACTCGCTGTGCGGTGACCCGGCCGACACGCACGCTTTCGAGATCGCGGTGCTGCGCGAGGCCGACGGCCGGGGTGGCTCGGCGTGGATCCATGCGAACGTGCGCGTGGGCGACCGCCTGAAGATCCGCGGCCCGCGCAACCACTTCCGCCTCGACGAGTCGCGAGACAAGCTGGTGCTGATCGCCGGCGGCATCGGCATCACGCCGATCAGCGCGATGGCGCGCCGCGCGCAGGCGCTGGGCCTCGACTATGCGCTGCACTACAGCGGACGGCGACGCAGCGCGATGCCTTTCATCGACGAGCTCGCCGCGTTGCACGGCGAGCGGCTGCATCTTCATGTGAGCGACGAGGGCGGTCGCAACGACCTGCCTGCGCTGCTCGCCACGCCCGAGCCCGGCACGCAGATCTACGCCTGCGGCCCGGTGCGCATGCTGCAGGCACTCGAAGTGTGCTGCGCCCATTGGTCCGACGATGCATTGCGGATGGAGCATTTCGAATCCACCCTCGGCGCGCTCGATCCGTCGAAGGAACAGGCTTTCGAGGTCGAGCTGAAGGATTCGGGCATCGTCGTGCAAGTGCCGGCCGACCAGACGCTGCTGCATGCCCTGCGCGCCGCCAACATCGACGTGCAGAGCGATTGCGAAGAGGGCTTGTGCGGCTCGTGCGAGGTTCGGGTGCTGGCCGGCGAGGTCGACCATCGCGACGTGGTGCTCATCCGCGCGGAGCGCGACGCCAACCAGAAGATGATGACCTGCTGCTCCCGCGCCTGCGGCGGCCAGCGCCTGGTGCTGGAACTGTGA
- a CDS encoding Bug family tripartite tricarboxylate transporter substrate binding protein → MKKYLACALLALPMWAATNAAAQPAAYPSKPIRWIVPYAAGGGSDFLARTIGQTLSTQVGQPVLVDNKPGGNTALGAAETARAPADGYTVLSADNGTMVFNPALYKSLSYSPTKDLAPVTLMGRFPMILVVGANSGIASAQDFIAQARAKPGSMNYASAGAGSPHHLGMELLKVQSKVFMVHVPYRGAAPALADVAGGQVPAMMVDMAAGAGFIKGGKVKALAVANATRLPQLPDVPTFAELGIKNVEAAALVGMVVPAATPPDVVNALNKSVVAAINEPGVRKRLIDFGVEPVGNTPAQFAELLRNETTRWQKLITDLKITLD, encoded by the coding sequence ATGAAGAAATACCTCGCCTGCGCCTTGCTCGCCCTGCCGATGTGGGCCGCGACGAACGCCGCCGCCCAGCCCGCCGCCTACCCGTCGAAGCCGATCCGTTGGATCGTGCCGTACGCGGCCGGCGGCGGTTCCGACTTCCTCGCCCGCACCATCGGCCAGACGCTGTCGACGCAGGTCGGCCAGCCGGTGCTGGTGGACAACAAGCCGGGCGGCAACACGGCGCTGGGCGCGGCCGAGACGGCGCGTGCCCCGGCGGACGGCTACACCGTGCTGTCGGCCGACAACGGCACGATGGTGTTCAACCCGGCGCTCTACAAGTCGCTCAGCTACAGCCCCACGAAGGACCTCGCGCCCGTCACGCTGATGGGCCGCTTCCCGATGATCCTGGTGGTGGGCGCCAACAGCGGCATCGCCAGCGCGCAGGATTTCATCGCGCAGGCGCGCGCCAAGCCGGGCAGCATGAACTACGCGTCGGCCGGCGCGGGCAGCCCGCACCACCTGGGGATGGAACTGCTCAAGGTCCAGTCGAAGGTGTTCATGGTCCACGTGCCCTACCGCGGCGCGGCGCCCGCGCTGGCCGATGTGGCCGGCGGCCAGGTGCCGGCGATGATGGTGGACATGGCCGCCGGCGCCGGCTTCATCAAGGGCGGCAAGGTCAAGGCGCTGGCCGTGGCCAACGCCACGCGCCTGCCGCAGCTGCCCGACGTGCCGACCTTCGCCGAGCTCGGCATCAAGAACGTCGAGGCCGCCGCGCTGGTCGGCATGGTGGTGCCCGCAGCCACGCCGCCGGACGTGGTCAACGCGCTGAACAAGTCGGTGGTCGCAGCCATCAACGAACCCGGCGTGCGCAAGCGCCTGATCGACTTCGGCGTCGAGCCGGTGGGCAACACGCCGGCGCAGTTCGCAGAACTGCTGCGCAACGAGACGACGCGCTGGCAGAAGCTGATCACCGATCTCAAGATCACCCTCGATTGA
- a CDS encoding IclR family transcriptional regulator: protein MPTSKKPTSSSVDPTPPRDRERRQRVQSAEMGMAVLKGLARLGGRASLTALSAHVGESPAKVHRYLASLVEEALVVQDSGSQHYHLGAEAIQIGLAAMRQADPIRVAEPALVRLRESLEVTCFVAVMGNKGPTIVRFEEPGLPVTVNARVGSVLSMLWSATGRAFLGFLDESRVRAMAEEEMMAAPAELRRQLDPEDPLGVLRRDILAAGCAPVQDTYLRGISAVAAPVYDYTGRVCAVLTALGASGGFDPSADGPIATAVRREATVASALLGHGTAASIGV, encoded by the coding sequence ATGCCGACTTCTAAGAAACCCACCTCTTCTTCCGTCGACCCCACACCCCCGCGCGATCGGGAAAGGCGCCAACGTGTGCAATCCGCCGAAATGGGCATGGCGGTACTCAAGGGCCTGGCCCGCCTGGGCGGGCGCGCCAGCCTCACGGCGCTCTCGGCCCACGTCGGCGAGAGCCCCGCCAAGGTCCACCGCTACCTCGCGAGCCTGGTGGAAGAGGCGCTGGTGGTGCAGGACAGCGGCTCGCAGCACTACCACCTCGGCGCCGAGGCCATCCAGATCGGCCTGGCTGCCATGCGGCAGGCCGACCCGATCCGCGTGGCGGAGCCGGCCCTGGTCCGCCTGCGCGAGTCCCTGGAGGTGACCTGCTTCGTGGCGGTGATGGGCAACAAGGGGCCGACCATCGTGCGCTTCGAGGAACCCGGCCTGCCGGTGACGGTCAATGCGCGGGTGGGGTCGGTGCTGTCGATGCTGTGGTCGGCCACGGGCCGGGCGTTCCTGGGCTTCCTGGACGAATCGCGCGTGCGCGCGATGGCCGAGGAAGAAATGATGGCGGCACCCGCCGAACTGCGCCGCCAGCTCGATCCGGAAGACCCGCTGGGTGTGCTGCGGCGAGACATCCTGGCCGCCGGCTGCGCACCGGTGCAGGACACCTATCTGCGCGGTATCAGCGCGGTGGCGGCGCCGGTCTACGACTACACAGGACGCGTCTGCGCCGTGCTCACCGCGCTGGGGGCCAGCGGCGGCTTCGATCCATCGGCCGACGGACCGATCGCGACCGCCGTGCGGCGCGAAGCCACGGTGGCCAGCGCCCTGCTCGGGCACGGCACCGCGGCATCGATTGGCGTCTAG
- a CDS encoding Rrf2 family transcriptional regulator, with amino-acid sequence MRLSTKGRLAVVAMIDVALHRKTGPISLAVLSRRQRISLSYLEQMFADLRRHGLVASTRGPGGGYGLGRDAASITVADILFAVDGPADDAGAKSRAKAADDAQRCATPELWDSLSRKVVEFLDSVNLQKLVEDQIALGVQLHSQEEPAAKRPEPLRAAVKPSRPNAPNSVFELARFGIAG; translated from the coding sequence ATGCGCCTGAGTACCAAGGGCCGCCTTGCGGTCGTTGCCATGATCGACGTCGCCCTGCATCGCAAGACCGGGCCGATCTCCCTGGCTGTCTTGAGCCGTCGTCAGCGCATTTCGCTGTCGTACCTCGAGCAGATGTTCGCCGACCTGCGGCGCCATGGCCTGGTCGCGTCGACCCGCGGTCCGGGCGGCGGCTACGGCCTGGGCCGCGATGCCGCGTCGATCACCGTGGCCGACATCCTGTTCGCCGTCGATGGCCCGGCGGACGACGCCGGTGCCAAGAGCCGTGCGAAGGCGGCGGACGACGCGCAGCGTTGCGCCACGCCCGAACTGTGGGACTCGCTCAGCCGCAAGGTCGTCGAGTTCCTGGACTCGGTGAACCTGCAGAAGCTGGTCGAGGACCAGATCGCGCTCGGCGTGCAGCTGCATTCGCAGGAAGAGCCCGCGGCCAAGCGCCCCGAGCCGCTGCGCGCGGCCGTCAAGCCGTCGCGCCCCAATGCGCCCAACTCGGTGTTCGAACTGGCGCGCTTCGGTATCGCCGGCTAG
- a CDS encoding Bax inhibitor-1 family protein has product MNETLSSYGAHGALATPAQRNQVLRNTYWLLALSMVPTVLGAWVGVATGLTRAMSPGIGMVVFLVGAFGFMFAIEKTKNSAAGVPVLLAFTFFMGLMLSRLVGSVLGLANGAGLIMTAFAGTGAVFLGMATLSSVIKRDLSSMGKWLFIGAILLLVAGIANFFIQSSALMITLSVLTIGIFSAFILHDLKRVKDGYETNYISATLGVYLSLYNVFQSLLMLLGIGGGRDE; this is encoded by the coding sequence ATGAACGAGACCCTTTCCAGCTACGGCGCCCATGGCGCCCTGGCCACCCCGGCGCAGCGCAACCAGGTGCTGCGCAACACCTACTGGCTGCTCGCCTTGTCGATGGTGCCCACGGTGCTGGGCGCCTGGGTCGGCGTCGCCACGGGCCTCACGCGTGCCATGTCGCCGGGCATCGGCATGGTCGTCTTCCTGGTCGGCGCCTTCGGCTTCATGTTCGCCATCGAGAAGACCAAGAACTCGGCCGCCGGCGTGCCGGTGCTGCTGGCCTTCACCTTCTTCATGGGCCTGATGCTCTCGCGCCTGGTGGGCTCGGTGCTCGGCCTGGCCAACGGCGCCGGACTGATCATGACGGCCTTCGCCGGCACGGGCGCCGTGTTCCTGGGCATGGCCACGCTGTCGTCGGTGATCAAGCGCGACCTGTCGTCCATGGGCAAGTGGCTCTTCATCGGTGCCATCCTGCTGCTGGTCGCGGGCATCGCGAACTTCTTCATCCAGTCGAGCGCGCTGATGATCACGCTGTCGGTGCTGACCATCGGCATCTTCTCGGCCTTCATCCTGCACGACCTCAAGCGCGTGAAGGATGGCTACGAAACCAACTACATCAGTGCCACGCTGGGCGTGTACCTGAGCCTCTACAACGTCTTCCAGTCGCTGCTGATGCTGCTGGGCATCGGCGGCGGCCGCGACGAGTGA
- the nhaR gene encoding transcriptional activator NhaR, whose translation MNFKHLYYFWAAAKAGGIVRAGEQLHITPQTLSTQIKLLEESMGCHLFQKHGRGVELTAEGRTALSYAEQIFTLGAELEAAVGNKRGGGRTLHFRVGIADAVPKAMAYRLLEPALSVSEPVRLICHEGHFRDLLGQLSVQRLDLVIANEPMGKQTSVKAFNHTLGITGMSFFAAPALHRTLTQPFPQCLDGAPMLIQGSASAMRQRLDLWLAEHALRPRLIGEFDDAALLKAFGGEGRGVFMSPTVLEDETCAQYGVEVMGRASELVEEFFGISVERRITHPCVAAITRAARVQFPRK comes from the coding sequence ATGAATTTCAAGCACCTCTATTACTTCTGGGCGGCGGCCAAGGCCGGCGGCATCGTGCGCGCCGGCGAACAGTTGCACATCACGCCGCAGACGCTGTCGACCCAGATTAAGCTGCTGGAGGAATCGATGGGCTGCCACCTGTTCCAGAAGCACGGGCGCGGCGTCGAACTCACGGCCGAGGGCCGCACCGCGCTCAGCTATGCCGAACAGATCTTCACGCTGGGCGCGGAACTGGAGGCCGCCGTCGGCAACAAGCGCGGCGGCGGGCGCACCCTGCACTTCCGCGTGGGCATCGCGGACGCCGTGCCCAAGGCCATGGCCTACCGCCTGCTGGAGCCGGCGCTCTCCGTGTCGGAGCCGGTGCGCCTCATCTGCCACGAAGGCCACTTCCGCGACCTGCTGGGGCAGCTGTCGGTGCAACGGCTCGACCTGGTGATCGCCAACGAGCCGATGGGCAAGCAGACCAGCGTGAAGGCCTTCAACCACACGCTGGGCATCACCGGCATGAGCTTCTTCGCCGCGCCGGCCCTGCACCGCACGCTGACGCAGCCCTTTCCGCAATGCCTGGACGGCGCGCCGATGCTCATCCAGGGCTCGGCCTCCGCGATGCGGCAGCGGCTGGACCTCTGGCTGGCCGAGCACGCGCTGCGCCCCCGCTTGATCGGCGAATTCGACGACGCCGCCTTGCTCAAGGCCTTCGGCGGCGAAGGCCGCGGCGTCTTCATGTCGCCCACGGTGCTCGAGGACGAAACCTGCGCGCAGTACGGCGTCGAGGTGATGGGCCGCGCCTCCGAACTCGTGGAGGAGTTCTTCGGCATCTCGGTCGAGCGGCGCATCACGCACCCCTGCGTGGCCGCGATCACGCGCGCGGCGCGGGTGCAGTTCCCGCGGAAGTGA
- a CDS encoding C40 family peptidase, which yields MNVKHARFDTLLRVGVVSAGLVLAGCASGPAPKGRAPVAYSALTPTQAQDIAIHALGLVGTPYRYGGNTVDGGFDCSGLINYVYRSSAGVAPPRTVAQLAGFGQPVDSRDLQTGDLVLFGGGRPTHAGIYVGNGQFVHAPSSGGDVRLDKLNGPYWSRQALEVRRP from the coding sequence ATGAACGTCAAGCACGCCCGGTTCGACACGCTCCTGCGTGTCGGCGTCGTCAGCGCCGGTCTCGTCCTGGCGGGTTGCGCGAGCGGCCCCGCACCGAAGGGCCGCGCACCCGTCGCCTACAGCGCCCTCACGCCGACGCAGGCACAGGACATCGCCATCCACGCGCTCGGACTGGTCGGCACGCCCTACCGCTACGGCGGCAACACGGTCGACGGCGGCTTCGATTGCAGCGGCCTCATCAACTACGTCTACCGCAGCAGCGCCGGCGTGGCCCCGCCGCGCACCGTGGCGCAGCTCGCCGGCTTCGGCCAGCCCGTCGACAGCCGCGACCTGCAGACCGGTGACCTGGTGCTCTTCGGCGGCGGGCGCCCCACCCATGCCGGCATCTACGTCGGCAACGGCCAGTTCGTGCATGCACCGTCGAGCGGCGGCGACGTGCGGCTGGACAAGCTGAACGGCCCGTACTGGTCGCGGCAGGCGCTCGAGGTGCGCCGGCCCTGA
- a CDS encoding class I SAM-dependent methyltransferase, translating to MSGFSADWLAQREPFDRAARASAAAAFDWKALATQLRHERTGDAAITVLDLGCGTGANLRELAPRLGGMQRWRLVDHDAALLAAVPEALMRWARPHGWRVRPSGDGLRVDGGGLQLDIACVQADLAADADTVPFDGAQLVTCAALLDLVSAPWLEALVARCAGIGAAVCWALSVDGRLTWTDAEADDALVHEAFRAHQRRDKGFGAALGDAAVQVATQSLATAGYRLQGAESDWVVDGTRSAADRAMLRALVDGMANAAREQCPAHARPIDAWHTRRLATLGATRLRVGHIDLLGWRTADD from the coding sequence ATGAGCGGCTTCAGCGCCGACTGGCTGGCGCAGCGCGAGCCCTTCGACCGCGCGGCGCGCGCGTCGGCCGCCGCTGCGTTCGACTGGAAGGCCCTCGCGACGCAACTGCGTCACGAACGCACCGGCGATGCCGCCATCACCGTGCTGGACCTCGGTTGCGGCACCGGCGCGAACCTGCGCGAGCTCGCGCCGCGTCTGGGCGGGATGCAGCGCTGGCGCCTGGTCGACCATGATGCGGCGCTGCTGGCCGCGGTGCCCGAGGCGCTGATGCGTTGGGCTCGGCCGCACGGTTGGCGGGTCCGGCCGAGCGGCGACGGTTTGCGCGTCGACGGTGGCGGTCTCCAGCTCGACATCGCGTGCGTGCAGGCCGACCTGGCGGCAGATGCCGACACCGTGCCGTTCGACGGCGCGCAGCTGGTCACCTGCGCCGCCTTGCTCGACCTCGTGTCGGCGCCTTGGCTCGAGGCGCTGGTGGCGCGATGCGCTGGCATCGGTGCCGCCGTGTGCTGGGCGCTCAGTGTCGACGGCCGTCTCACGTGGACCGATGCGGAGGCCGACGACGCGTTGGTGCACGAGGCCTTCCGTGCACACCAGCGCCGCGACAAGGGCTTCGGCGCCGCGCTCGGCGACGCCGCGGTGCAGGTGGCCACGCAATCCCTGGCGACCGCCGGCTATCGCCTTCAGGGCGCGGAAAGCGACTGGGTCGTCGACGGCACGCGCAGCGCCGCCGATCGCGCGATGCTGCGTGCCCTGGTCGATGGCATGGCGAATGCCGCGCGTGAGCAATGCCCGGCGCACGCGCGGCCCATCGATGCCTGGCATACGCGTCGTCTCGCCACGCTGGGCGCGACGCGCCTGCGCGTCGGCCACATCGACCTGCTGGGCTGGCGCACTGCGGACGATTGA
- a CDS encoding glycosyltransferase family 4 protein — MSRDCIFLVPGDWDSRTGGYLYDRHIVDGLRAAGWRVTRCSPGDGFPQPDATAREQARRVIDALPDGALVVADGLGFSALPDLVAQHARRLRWVALVHHPLAFESGLSPAEQARLFDSERRALACARHVVVTSPSTAQTLATFDVPSEGITVVEPGTDRAPQATGGGAGAGALSLLCVATVTARKGHTVLIEALAGLPDRAWHLHCAGSLARDDATVAAVRAGVARHGLAARVTWHGEVDGPALEALYAQADLFVLPSFHEGYGMALAEALAHGLPIVSCAAGAIADTVPASAGVLVPPGDADALRDALRRLMDDADWRATLAAGAREAAERLPTWDDAGARFAAVLDAVAP, encoded by the coding sequence ATGTCGCGCGACTGCATCTTCCTCGTGCCCGGCGACTGGGACAGCCGCACCGGCGGCTACCTGTACGACCGCCACATCGTCGATGGCCTGCGCGCCGCCGGATGGCGCGTCACGCGGTGCTCGCCGGGCGACGGGTTTCCGCAACCGGATGCCACCGCCCGCGAGCAGGCGCGCCGGGTGATCGACGCGTTGCCCGACGGTGCACTGGTGGTGGCCGATGGGCTCGGCTTCTCGGCCTTGCCAGATCTCGTCGCACAACACGCACGGCGCTTGCGCTGGGTGGCGCTGGTGCACCACCCGCTGGCCTTCGAGTCGGGGCTGTCGCCGGCCGAGCAGGCTCGGCTCTTCGACAGCGAGCGGCGTGCCCTGGCCTGCGCGCGCCATGTGGTCGTGACCAGCCCCTCGACCGCGCAGACGCTCGCCACCTTCGACGTGCCGTCCGAGGGCATCACGGTGGTGGAGCCGGGTACCGATCGCGCGCCCCAGGCGACGGGCGGCGGTGCGGGTGCCGGTGCCCTGTCGCTGCTGTGCGTGGCGACCGTCACGGCGCGCAAGGGCCACACGGTGCTCATCGAGGCGCTGGCGGGCCTGCCGGACCGGGCGTGGCACCTGCACTGCGCCGGCAGCCTGGCGCGCGACGACGCGACGGTCGCTGCGGTGCGCGCCGGCGTCGCGCGCCATGGCCTGGCCGCGCGCGTCACGTGGCACGGCGAAGTCGATGGGCCGGCGCTCGAGGCGCTCTACGCCCAGGCCGACCTGTTCGTCTTGCCGTCCTTTCACGAGGGCTACGGCATGGCGCTGGCGGAAGCGCTGGCCCATGGCCTTCCGATCGTCAGCTGCGCGGCGGGCGCCATCGCCGACACGGTGCCGGCCAGCGCCGGCGTGTTGGTGCCGCCCGGCGATGCCGATGCCTTGCGCGATGCGCTGCGGCGCCTGATGGACGACGCGGACTGGCGCGCCACGCTGGCCGCCGGCGCACGTGAGGCGGCCGAGCGCCTGCCGACCTGGGACGACGCCGGCGCGCGCTTCGCGGCCGTGCTCGATGCGGTGGCGCCATGA
- a CDS encoding 6-pyruvoyl trahydropterin synthase family protein translates to MYSVNVRDHFMIAHSFRGEAFGPAQRLHGATYVVDAEFRRRALDADGMVVDIALATEVLRRVLGELDLRNLDDDPAFAGQNTTTEFMARVIFDRIAAASAAGELGAHAGGLESLRVRLNESHVAWAAYEGPLNDAQAH, encoded by the coding sequence ATGTACAGCGTCAACGTCCGCGACCATTTCATGATCGCCCATAGCTTCCGCGGCGAGGCCTTCGGCCCGGCGCAGCGGCTGCACGGCGCCACCTACGTGGTCGACGCCGAATTCCGCCGCCGCGCGCTCGATGCCGACGGGATGGTGGTCGACATCGCCCTCGCGACCGAGGTGCTGCGCCGCGTGCTGGGCGAACTGGACCTGCGCAACCTCGACGACGACCCGGCCTTCGCGGGGCAGAACACCACGACCGAGTTCATGGCACGCGTCATCTTCGATCGCATCGCCGCGGCGAGCGCCGCAGGGGAACTGGGCGCGCACGCCGGCGGACTCGAATCGCTGCGTGTGCGGCTCAACGAATCGCACGTGGCCTGGGCGGCCTACGAAGGCCCGTTGAACGACGCACAGGCCCATTGA